In Chelonia mydas isolate rCheMyd1 chromosome 20, rCheMyd1.pri.v2, whole genome shotgun sequence, a single genomic region encodes these proteins:
- the DENND1C gene encoding DENN domain-containing protein 1C isoform X4 yields the protein MGSRIKENPQKTFDLFFEAACPTSADDDPQVLRQFPEEFDDQESIQMLPKFCFPFDIERVKENSVVQNFTFVLTDLEGNQRFGFCRLAGGFRTCLCILSYLPWFEVFYKILNNIADHLAKEQLNELAEFLSALYCHPVPQLNSPVNLEFDQKLNKLRISTGNFLNGRHRDRSQDPAGGTESPSYFIAPDLGSLPTIPENRNLTEFVVAVDVPNMLQLYGSMLYERRILLTSSKLSTLTACVQASSAMLYPMYWQHIYIPTLPPHLLDYCCAPMPYLIGVHSSLMERVRDKALEDVVILNIDTNTLESPFQDLENLPSDVVSLLKLQLKKQSATTGDGVARAFLRAQALLFGGYRDALLCTPGQPISFCQESFLNHKSSTMREFLQNAVHLQLFKQFIDERLEKLNTGVGFSDVFEQEITNSGMAAGNLRSYQLWVESLKKGGGALINTMKSKTNPAVRNMYKYAKSHARDRLKEMRSRLRT from the exons GGAAAATCCCCAGAAGACATTTGATTTGTTCTTTGAGGCAGCCTGCCCCACATCTGCAGATGACG ACCCCCAGGTGCTGAGGCAGTTCCCGGAGGAGTTCGATGACCAG GAATCCATCCAGATGCTGCCCAAATTCTGCTTCCCCTTCGACATAGAGAG gGTAAAGGAGAACTCCGTGGTGCAGAACTTCACCTTCGTCCTGACCGATCTGGAGGGGAACCAGCGCTTTGGGTTCTGCCGCCTGGCCGGGGGCTTCCGGACCTGCCTCTGCATCCTCAG TTACCTGCCCTGGTTTGAAGTTTTCTACAAGATCCTCAACAACATTGCTGACCACTTAGCCAAGGAGCAG cTCAATGAACTGGCCGAGTTCCTCTCTGCCCTCTATTGCCACCCGGTGCCCCAGCTGAACAGCCCCGTCAACCTAGAATTT GACCAGAAGTTGAACAAACTGAGAATAAGCACCGGCAACTTTCTGAATGGCCGACACAGAGACCGGAGCCAGGATCCGGCGGGCGGGACCGAGTCG CCCTCCTACTTCATTGCCCCGGACCTCGGCAGCCTGCCCACCATCCCGGAGAAC AGGAACTTGACGGAGTTCGTGGTGGCCGTGGACGTGCCCAACATGCTGCAGCTGTACGGGAGCATGCTGTACGAGCGGCGCATCCTGCTCACCTCCAGCAAGCTCAGCAcg CTCACGGCCTGcgtccaggcctcctccgccatGCTCTACCCCATGTACTGGCAACACATCTACATCCCCACGCTGCCCCCGCACCTGCTCGACTACTGCTG TGCCCCTATGCCCTACCTCATCGGTGTCCATTCCAGCCTCATGGAG AGGGTGCGGGACAAGGCCCTGGAGGACGTGGTGATCCTCAACATCGACACCAACACGCTGGAGTCGCCCTTCCAGGACCTGGAGAACCTCCCGAGCGACGTG GTGTCTCTGCTGAAGCTCCAGCTGAAGAAGCAGTCGGCCACCACTGGGGACGGGGTGGCCCGAGCCTTCCTCCGAGCCCAGGCGCTGCTCTTCGGCGGCTACCGTGACGCGCTGCTTTGCACCCCG GGCCAGCCCATCTCTTTCTGCCAAGAGTCCTTCCTCAACCACAAGTCTAGCACCATGCGGGAGTTCCTGCAGAACGCAGTGcacctgcagctgttcaaacag TTCATTGACGAGCGCCTGGAGAAGCTGAACACCGGCGTGGGCTTTTCGGATGTGTTTGAGCAGGAAATCACCAACAGTGGGATGGCGGCGG GTAACCTGAGGTCGTACCAGCTGTGGGTGGAGAGCCTCAAG